A stretch of the Azorhizobium caulinodans ORS 571 genome encodes the following:
- a CDS encoding ATP-grasp domain-containing protein: protein MTIAASSPVRPALSVPARHPLIGVAAMVRGLEARRDMAPVWDGLVARLDADPEDAAALLDMSALLMARKASVKAEQAQAAALSLCRQFHRTYGGGGGLRLLAFVTAGDLMANTPLDFLLTGSDFELDYVYLDPDVSDLSGLPAHDLAIVAIAESPENDPILLRLDALLADWPVPVLNAPAGRIASLTRDGVCALFADEPTVLSPAAVRVPRADLEDHMRNEIGSRLPFSYPMVVRPIGSHAGNGLERITSRDQLTLYLLLQKETEFFISPFIDYSREDGLFRKQRIAFIDGAAYAVHGATSQDWMIHYVNAGMRQHAERRAEEAVFMGGFEADYAVRHAAAFRALTERIGLDYFAIDCAELADGRLLLFEADIAMVIHDADDPQMFPYKVEPIRRLFTAFQDLLIRRAGKGSTRNVA from the coding sequence ATGACAATCGCGGCTTCCTCTCCGGTGCGACCGGCTCTCTCTGTTCCCGCCCGCCATCCGCTGATCGGTGTTGCTGCCATGGTCCGGGGGCTGGAAGCCCGGCGGGACATGGCGCCCGTGTGGGATGGGCTTGTCGCCCGGCTCGACGCCGACCCCGAGGACGCCGCCGCCCTTCTCGACATGTCGGCCCTGCTCATGGCCCGCAAGGCGAGCGTGAAAGCCGAACAGGCGCAGGCGGCTGCGCTCTCCCTCTGCCGTCAGTTCCATCGGACGTATGGCGGCGGTGGCGGACTGCGGCTTCTCGCTTTCGTCACCGCCGGAGATCTGATGGCCAATACGCCGCTGGATTTCCTGCTCACGGGTTCCGATTTCGAGCTCGATTACGTCTATCTTGATCCGGATGTGAGCGACCTCTCCGGCCTGCCGGCCCACGATCTCGCCATCGTCGCCATCGCCGAATCGCCCGAGAATGATCCCATCCTGCTGCGTCTCGATGCGCTGCTGGCCGACTGGCCGGTGCCGGTGCTCAATGCTCCGGCGGGCCGCATCGCGTCCCTGACCCGCGACGGCGTGTGCGCCCTGTTCGCCGATGAGCCGACCGTGCTGTCGCCGGCCGCCGTGCGCGTGCCGCGCGCGGATCTCGAAGACCACATGCGCAACGAGATCGGCTCAAGACTGCCCTTCAGCTATCCGATGGTGGTGCGCCCCATCGGCAGCCACGCGGGCAACGGCCTTGAGCGCATCACCAGCCGCGATCAGCTCACGCTCTATTTGCTTCTGCAGAAGGAGACGGAGTTCTTCATCAGCCCCTTCATCGATTACAGCCGCGAAGACGGGCTGTTCCGCAAGCAGCGCATCGCCTTCATCGATGGCGCCGCTTATGCGGTCCATGGCGCCACGTCCCAGGACTGGATGATCCATTACGTGAATGCCGGCATGCGCCAGCATGCGGAACGCCGGGCCGAGGAAGCCGTCTTCATGGGAGGCTTTGAGGCAGATTATGCCGTGCGCCATGCCGCCGCCTTCCGCGCTCTGACCGAGCGCATCGGCCTCGATTATTTCGCCATCGACTGTGCAGAGCTTGCAGACGGCCGCCTGCTGCTGTTCGAGGCCGACATCGCCATGGTCATCCATGATGCGGATGACCCGCAGATGTTCCCCTACAAGGTGGAACCGATCCGCCGCCTGTTCACGGCCTTTCAGGACCTGCTGATCCGCCGGGCCGGCAAAGGAAGCACGCGCAACGTCGCCTGA